The genomic stretch cttggaatattaattagtggtctagtcataataggtttaagtttgggctcaggatgagtctcggggtgattttaatgattagagcgttgctgggaattaaaaggtaacgggatatgaattattgaagtttgagattattgagaatagcaggaattggagagcgttaattatgattaacgagataggtgggaaataccaattttgcccttgggagcctttagaaactctTTACTTTCTCGGAGTATTTTTGGTTTTAACAGCTGTTTGGTTGCTGGAAAAGAATGAAAATCTAACCAAATTATCACTTCTTTTCTCTTTATCTTTGTTGTTTTTAGAGTTTTTCTCTTTAGAACAACTTTAGCTATAGTTGATAGCCTTGGACCGTTGCAATTTATGAGAGATGCCACAACTTTGGTTTCAAGTGAAGGAACTTTTGAATTGGGATTCTTTACCCCAAGCAGTTCAAACAACCGTTATCTGGGAATTTGGTATCGAAACATCCCCGGTCCAACTGTGGTTTGGGTTGCAAATTGGTGTAAACCGATCAACGATTCCTCTGGATCGTTGACAATAAACAACACCGGAAATCTTGAGCTTTTGGGACAGAATAAGAGTGTCGTTTGGTCTACAAGATCGTTGAAACAAGCCCGGGAACCATTGGTTCAACTCTTGGATAATGGTAACTTTGTTCTGAAAGATGAGAAAGATGAGAATACAGAGAACTATTTGTGGCAAAGCTTTGATTACCCTGGTGATACATTCTTGTCTAGAATGAAATTTGGATGGGACTTGAAGAGAGGTCTTACTAGGCGGTTGTCATCATGGAAAAGTTTGAATGATCCCTGTTATGGAGATTTATTTATGGGATTGAATACGATGTACAACACTGTACGTACCCTGAACCAATACTTTGGAAAGGATCCGCAAAATTTTATCGAACTAGGCCATGGAATGGCCTACGTTACAGTGGTTGTCCTGAGTTGAGACCAAACCCTCTTTACGATTACAAGTTTGTTTACAGTGATGATGAAGTTTACTACTCATACATCCTCAAGAATAAGTCTGTGATCACAAGAGTTGTCATCAACCGAACGGCAAGTTCTCATCAACGTTTGATATGGATTGAAATTGAGAGAATTTGGAAGCCTTACTTTTGAGGCCCTAGAGACCAGTGTGACAACTATGGCCAATGTGGGGCAAATGCAGAGTGTATAATGACAGAGAATCCAATATGTCGATGTTTAAAAGCTTATAAGCCTACGTCTCTACACGATTGGAATTCAATGGACTGGTCTGAAGAGTGTGTAATAAGTAGTCCACTAAGCTTCCATGATCAAGGGAAAGATGGCTTTTTGAAATTTTCTGGTTGGAAATTGCTGGATGCTCAACATACATGGGTGAACAAGAGTATGAATCTACAGGAATGTAGGGCTAAATGTCTGAGAAATTGTTCCTGTACGACTCATACAAACTCAGATATCAGAGGCGAAGGCAGTGGCTGCGTCGTCTGGTTTGGAGATCTTTATGATATTCGACAATTTCCTTCCAGCGGACAAGATCTATTTGTTCGACTGTCAGCTTCAGAAATAGGTACAGATTACAGGTTGAAAATTTTAGTTCCATATCAAGTTCAAATTCCTTTCCTTCTATTTTAATtcattaatattttcttttcttactCCAAAAATTTATTTAGGAAAAGCAAGAGCTGATCTTAAGGTGAAGAGAGCAGTGATAATTATAGCTATTTTGATTGGATTAGCTTGTGGGATGATTTTAATTGGCTTTTACATTTGCAAGTGGAGAGCATTTTATGGTAAGAGTCTCTACCCTTACTTCATTCATCTATTAATGTAATATTTTAGCTGAGTAATATTTTGACCTTGCAAATCCAAGAAGTATATGGTCTATAAAGAAATTGACAAGTTTTTATTCTAACAAAGTAACAATTGCCATTGAGGGTTAGCCAACATTCATGGCATAACATTAAAATTCATTTGAAACCGaataaaacttaaagaaaatattgattttgaagacACGtacaatatagatatttttaagcATACCTGGAAATTTTGAACAGAACAGATGCCATTGTTCTTGTGAATATATTTTATAATCGACCATAAGACATGGTTTGTGTGAATTGGATGGGAATTTTTTAacatgcacatacatataatttttCTTGATATGTGTATTCACTACAACAAAAGCCACTTTTAACAACACATGAACATAAGATTATTCGAAAAGTATTGTAATAGATATGAAAAATGCAGTAAAGTAAaagcactcaaaaataaaaaagcggcaaagaaaaaataaagagcGCTTAGGGAAATATAAGTGTTTTTTTTAATCTATTGTCTTGTCTTGCTATCTCTCCCATCATCTTTTTATTTCCTCCAACTGCCCCCTCTCATTTTCCTCAAACCCTAGCTAAAAAATTCGGTAAAGAACTTACCTTTCTCTCTCACTATAAATCTTCCTCTCCCTCTCCGTCTCTATCCCTCTTAATCTCTCTATTTTTCTTTGTTGCCAACCATAAGCAAGAACAAGTGCCCTACCAGCTGTCATGTTCTTCTTCTCTGTGCGTCTCTCAAAAtctcatttatggtttttagttttcagtttcatattaataaataaatatatattatactatTGTTGAAAAGGAAGGGAAGGGAAGATGACagatttttatgaatatatatttatatatatacaccaCTTTTTCTTGCTTGCTTTTATTTGATATATAAAACTTATAAACTCATATAAATTAGAGGAGTGACAAAGAGATAGAGAGAAATCAGTATTCTTTCTTCTATTGTTTGATTGTTAGAGAGCTTGATTTGGCTAATTTTACTATTAAATCTCAATATCTTTGCTTTTTCTATATTAACTTGATTTGATAAGAATAAATATGTATGTTTTAATCAACTAAAAATTGGCattctttttcttattatttcCTATTTCAGTGTTGGAAGAAATATTAGGATATAGTTTGCTCATTTGCTTCAAGAATAAGAAATATATAGGTATGTTATTTACATTGTTGAAGTATTTTTTTGTTCGTCCCTCTAAAAATTATAAGATTTGTGTATTGATATGAGATAAAACACTATAaagattaataaataattaatgttttctaaattacaaatttcacacatatatttctAATAATGAGCATTTTTTTTATAGTATTTTCATGGTTCTATTCTATATTTGCTTTATTCTTTTGAGTGTTATATAATATATAGTAGTGTATTGATGTAATACAAAagtttaagatatatatatataatttataattattatgaCTATTCAGCTTCTTACTTCTCAATTTggttgctctaatttttttttatcttctatAATTGAGGTTACAAGGAATATGAAGTTGGGTTTGATAGTTCATTATTTAAAAGGATGCTTATGCTCAAACCATCTTGAATGATCAACCGCTTGCTATGATGAAATGTTGCAAAAGACATAACTGTCATAATGGATAAAGCAAAAAAGGTCATTCACTATGGCAAGGCTCGATCTAACAAAGTTTTTAATTCACATAAAGAAATCAAAGAAGTCAGTTAAAAGTGAGGTCAAGTAATATACttattttgaatattaaaaagaatactttgtttttatttttatttcacacAAATGAATCAATATAGAAGCAGGGGAGAGTATTATATTGAGCATTATAATTCTTTTCTTTAGCCATATGTAAGTTTGGTCTTTCTCTTGTGACATATGGTCCTGTTCTGTTTTTTTATTATAAGTGGATAAAACTTTTGTGTCTAATTTTTCAAAAGATGATTGTATACTATTATTGTTTATGCATTCTAGAATTTTGAAAGAATGTCTAAATAACAAAATACTTAATGGacttgtgttatttattataTGAGTGATCGGTTAATTAATATTTGCAATATTTATATACTTTTGCATATATAggttctatatatatatgtgtgttctatgatataatttttgtttttttacccTGTTTTCCATCTTGTGTTTGGATTAAGCCCATTCGAACATATTCAGaaaattcaaataaaagaaaTCAATCCTATGAGAAAGTACAATAGTTATTGTTGAGtatgttaaaatatttttaaGGTATGATTGATACTTATAGTTGCAGTGGTGATAGAATTTGTGAAAGTCCTTGACTATACTTTATATGATGTTTTAGAATGAATCAACTTGTGACTTATTAGGCTTTAAGAATATTGTTTCttctatgaagaaaaaaaacattgaCGTCGGGCATAAGTTGCATTTATCCCACATTGGAAATGCATTGGCCCTTGCAAGATATTGAAGAAAATCAGCCTAAATGCCTACATTGTTGATTTACTTACTGTTTTGATGATCTCCCAACACTCACAGTTTGGTAAGGTGGAGGGAGAATAGAAGGGAGTGAAAGGAGAGTAATAATctttttgaattgtttggtaagagAGATAGAAAAATGGAAGGATAGATTTCTATTTATATATGAAATTATTATATGCTCTTTCTATTCAATTTTTTAATACAAGTTTGTGTATTAGTAATTCTAAACAAACTACAATAGAGAGTAATAGAGCATGAATTCTCTTGAGGATTTGTAATCCTCTCACCTCTCATCTCCCTCCAACAATCTTTCTTGCCAAACAAGAGGATTTTACCTCTCCCAATATCTCTCTCCTTCCTCTCCTCACCATCTGCTCACTTCTCCCTCCTACTAAATATAGCCTCAATGTTGTTGATTTAACTGATATAACAGGATACAATCCCTCTTGATGAGTTTAGAGTAGATGTctagttttttttccttcttaGGTGGGGTGAATTGATGTAATCAGCCCATGACTGAATACTTATGTGTAAGttttatataaaatttattttatttgtaaaatatCTAGGTTATTTTAATTTATTGGGAGAAGCCTTGTACTATCTAAATCCCAATATTGAAGTTTAATGATAATCATTATCAAATTTTCTCCAAGATTCTAGTTTCATTTATTATCTCTCTGCCTTTTGAACTCTCCCTTAGTTCATATATAGGTTTAAATGCTTCAAACCTATGAAACTTGTCGCACCAAGGTGTACCCATTGaagcgatatttttgctatgcaagtgcacacagtcgcaatttgtaataaaatggtaaaaaccaagtatcgtcctcaaggactgatttatcaattaccagtcaattaatttcttattctatttgataaattaaaattcttgattttttttgtaaacacagcaaaagaaactataaagtgcagaaacaataattgaaaattaaatggaataacaactaatagtaaaacttttaatttaaccactgaagaaacaattaggatatttaatctcatcaactatcctccctattattccctaatgcaaagtatgagttcttcttctttttacctaattcaattaagaagttgatacagcagcctataatcatactatgaattataaactcaacctaggtgacaatttcctatatttctatggtaaattgaaccacaaaggtagcattaatcttgacaacttaataaacagttacacaattaattcagatactttcgttctaaattagaattatgtccaatataaccacaacagatttaaatctcacttctcagattttgacttaaaaacatgtatgtctgactatagatggccaatcaataattagtctataagaacaggttatatggaattgaataagattgaagaaaaagagaattgaaattgcattagttcataataggggttcaagtgattcaattaaacatcctaaacagaaaattaggtcataatcataatgctaatcacaacaaaaattaaagataacatcaggaagtaaaagaaaaacatgtaaaaaataCTCCAAGCCTTCAATCTTCAAGCCAAGAATCTCTTCCCAGTCCGTACGTCCCCTCTTTTGTGTTTTTTCGCcatattaaaacctaggattgaatttttaaaagaggcgggccgcgactctacatgcaccatgccgcggcccgtgtcaaaatTTCTGGGCGAAATGCTCTTTCCATGCCGCGGCATtagtcagccatgccgcggcccgtgtcgaagaattctgggttgatgcccatctatgccgcggccttctctagccatgccgcggcccaaggaTCTCTTTCAAAACAGTGGTTCTGTTTCACCACCTAGCCGCGGatctactttgctcatgccgtggctcttaagggatttctcaa from Humulus lupulus chromosome 5, drHumLupu1.1, whole genome shotgun sequence encodes the following:
- the LOC133780468 gene encoding putative inactive G-type lectin S-receptor-like serine/threonine-protein kinase SRK, which encodes MNLQECRAKCLRNCSCTTHTNSDIRGEGSGCVVWFGDLYDIRQFPSSGQDLFVRLSASEIGKARADLKVKRAVIIIAILIGLACGMILIGFYICKWRAFYGKSLYPYFIHLLM
- the LOC133779230 gene encoding S-locus-specific glycoprotein S13-like, which encodes MRDATTLVSSEGTFELGFFTPSSSNNRYLGIWYRNIPGPTVVWVANWCKPINDSSGSLTINNTGNLELLGQNKSVVWSTRSLKQAREPLVQLLDNGNFVLKDEKDENTENYLWQSFDYPGDTFLSRMKFGWDLKRGLTRRLSSWKSLNDPCYGDLFMGLNTMYNTVRTLNQYFGKDPQNFIELGHGMAYVTVVVLS